One Phaseolus vulgaris cultivar G19833 chromosome 4, P. vulgaris v2.0, whole genome shotgun sequence DNA window includes the following coding sequences:
- the LOC137836787 gene encoding methyl-CpG-binding domain-containing protein 9 isoform X2, with translation MIMELSDSTGGERNLNAPPPPQHNNHHQDARAGLGIDLNEIPSPSSLFAETLPDSVTVDVVRAYHDNPGPPPGAPAAVPSGGLANCAACSKPCPAAAGSHHHLVVCDGCERGFHLACAGIRGGGRQAASLEEWVCGECVAAGVKSKRWPLGVKQLLDMNAPPPSEAEGDGVGDGDSQDLRKHTLGDNYFGANPFVAPVTYSNFYNGNATGFQKASGGLTHTDRVGFEDILNHTQSITRRFEEALKDFISEQRGVLEEGWRVEFRQSVSSTELYAVYCAPDGKIFDSVYEVACYLGLMSGFNSVESELRNERSLASLSGSLSRKKKSTRSAVVNGFVEKRGTMMNSNCKDPSSEGLNVECATTRGNIPKPSESGRKDDGHSCPPQFEDELPLQFNDFFVLSLGKVDVRPSYHDVNLICPVGYKSCWHDKITGSLFTCEVLEGGDSGPIFKIRRCSCSEFPVPVGSTILSMSKFCQLVSQANEGERKTNASMDLDDGESIQMMLQDPCVPTENDVLSCSANFSIRDSHLSDVLRPGSVQDNTINSLAGNLEFNDGIGEILVEERSSCSAWRVISQKLVNVCKDICNQKGTLKFYCNHAKNETCLHQWDLGNAKRDTYFTSVDKFCGSLGSVGIPDVIYADSDLEGISEALRKWLGQDRFGLDVEFVQEVLEQLPNVESLQYELLNNRDNSSSLPTVGNDFLVVEWRDGSKYQEEALQGLYRRSKKASLTEKSFKDGRRPPLGKPLCSRAPGELIGDIFQAWELLERFNEVLDLKEPLSLDDLEKELINPWFDGLDFLEKSERDMDESQVLISQGTDGNCRSLLSPRVETGPSGSMESSHAFIQMETEAMKEAAQVKLASFTYARCFGVTLTKAHNSLLRVLIRELLSRVAVLVDPNSEPGETRTRRGRRKDMDSGVSAKRTKLNMLPINELTWPELARRYILAFLTMDGNLESAEITARESGKVFRCLRGDGGVLCGSLTGVAGMEADAQLLAEATKKIFGSLSRDSDVLTMEEESDAKGASEKKLANDGNVPEWAQMLEPVRKLPTNVGTRIRKCVYDALGKDPPEWAKKKLEHSISKEVYKGNASGPTKKAVLSVLADVAGEGLQSNPSKGQKRKIVISISDIMMKRCRIVLRRAAAADDSKVFCNLLGRKLINSSDNDDEGLLGSPAMVARPLDFRTIDLRLAAGAYGGSHEAFLEDVRELWNNVRVVFGDQPDLLELAEKLSQNFESLYNEEVVTNVQKFMEYAKLECLTAEMRKEVDDFIESMKETPKAPWDEGVCKVCGIDRDDDSVLLCDTCDAEYHTYCLNPPLARIPEGNWYCPSCVDGKHATQDVTERTQVIGKCRSKKFQGEVNSLFLESLTHLSTVIEEKEYWEHSLGERTFLLKFLCDELLNSSMIRQHLEQCSELSAELHQKLRAHSAEWKNLKTREDILSTKAAKIDTFSLNTAGEVGLREGVTTLLTNTGKCLVQPHTAVDNPSNFGVFVDSLPSEETTKEKYRFDSVDKSMSVTNSDSDSQNMNSLDVEGQFRNVSGAVESQSTDKSPKSFPSPNLSQEINGSGGAAHAQSNHQKCEGRDISTPVTCQQGGVTVDASHTALNESEPYHLELNAIKRDISVLQDSITSVVSQLLRLSVRREFLGIDSIGRLYWASTLPGGRSRIVVDASAALLHGRGIPFSRDYVEKFSVLQHSSLSEKDSSQLRNALANSSPWIAYETDAEIEELLGWLDDSDPKERELKDSIMQGPRSRFQEFLNAQTEEQVEDRGPISMPINREKTVSSSLVTKATSLLEKKYGPFFEWDIEMSRKQNKKSRTTNDEKLFRCECLEPIWFDRRHCTYCHKTVSSDGEFDGHNDGKCNAGLPVAEKNRNKIGSCKGKGNLRCDTSREKFRADAETAGTKVGGCSKLSSRLIKFSNEESTCPFNFEDICSKFETSESNRELVKEIGLIGTDGIPSFVPSVSPLVSEYTRFSTPKDDAIIGVLSKPTETRGSQGNTDGAGACLDHNSGISTGRLAANEINKSNKSSSGEQRDGKFSFCGPASDMGVDGCCVVPLSSLKPLVGKVSHILRQLKINLLDMDAALPASALRPSKAESERRQAWRAFVKSAETIYEMIQATFTLEDMIKTEYLRNDWWYWSSFSAAAKTSTLPSLALRLYSLDLAIIYEKTPNSTFTDSSEPSGTAETRPPMNVDTEKSKGNRKSNRKRKESDG, from the exons ATGATCATGGAGCTCTCCGATTCTACCGGCGGCGAACGCAACCTCAACGCGCCGCCGCCGCCGCAGCACAACAACCACCACCAGGACGCTCGCGCAGGTCTTGGAATCGACCTCAACGAGATCCCTTCGCCTTCCTCCTTGTTCGCTGAAACCCTACCGGACTCGGTCACTGTCGACGTTGTCCGCGCGTATCACGACAACCCCGGGCCGCCTCCGGGAGCCCCCGCCGCAGTCCCCAGCGGCGGCCTCGCTAATTGCGCTGCCTGCTCCAAGCCCTGCCCCGCCGCCGCCGGGAGCCACCACCACCTCGTCGTGTGCGACGGGTGCGAGCGCGGGTTCCATCTCGCTTGCGCCGGAATTCGCGGCGGAGGACGCCAGGCCGCGAGCCTCGAGGAGTGGGTCTGCGGGGAGTGCGTCGCCGCCGGAGTGAAGAGCAAGCGGTGGCCGTTGGGAGTGAAGCAGCTGCTCGATATGAATGCTCCGCCGCCGAGCGAAGCCGAAGGCGACGGCGTCGGCGACGGAGACTCGCAGGATTTGAG AAAGCACACTCTGGGTGATAATTATTTTGGTGCCAATCCATTTGTTGCCCCTGTGACGTATTCAAACTTTTACAATGGAAATGCTACTGGCTTCCAAAAGGCTTCTGGAGGTTTGACACATACTGATAGAGTGGGTTTTGAGGATATATTGAATCATACTCAATCAATTACTAGAAGATTTGAGGAG GCTCTTAAAGATTTTATATCTGAACAACGTGGTGTACTAGAGGAAGGTTGGCGAGTGGAATTTAGACAATCAGTGAGCAGCACTGAACTATATGCCGTTTACTGTGCACCTGATGGAAAGATATTTGATTCTGTATATGAAGTAGCTTGTTATTTGGGGCTAATGTCTGGCTTCAACTCTGTTGAGTCTGAACTAAGAAATGAGAGGTCTCTTGCGTCTTTAAGTGGGTCTCtgtctagaaaaaaaaagtcaacaAGATCTGCAGTGGTCAATGGTTTTGTGGAAAAACGGGGAACCATGATGAATAGTAATTGTAAGGATCCTTCCTCTGAAGGTTTAAATGTGGAATGTGCTACTACTAGGGGGAATATCCCAAAACCCTCTGAAAGTGGAAGAAAAGATGATGGACACTCCTGCCCTCCGCAATTTGAG gATGAACTTCCTCTACAGTTCAATGACTTCTTTGTTCTTTCATTGGGGAAAGTTGATGTGAGACCATCATATCATGATGTTAATCTTATCTGTCCTGTAGGTTATAAATCTTGTTGGCATGACAAGATTACTGGTTCTCTCTTTACATGTGAAGTTTTGGAGGGTGGTGATTCTGGACCTATATTTAAGATCCGAAGGTGTTCCTGTTCAGAATTTCCTGTTCCAGTTGGGTCAACCATCCTTTCAATGTCAAAATTTTGTCAACTTGTGTCTCAAGCCAATGAAGGTGAGAGAAAAACTAATGCTAGTATGGATTTGGATGATGGTGAAAGTATCCAGATGATGCTTCAAGACCCTTGTGTACCAACTGAAAATGATGTCCTAAGCTGCTCTGCAAACTTCTCAATTAGGGATTCTCATTTATCGGATGTACTACGCCCTGGTTCAGTTCAAGATAATACTATAAATTCGTTAGCTGGTAACTTGGAGTTTAATGATGGAATTGGTGAAATTTTGGTGGAAGAGCGGTCATCATGCTCTGCATGGAGAGTTATTTCTCAGAAGTTAGTTAATGTTTGCAAGGATATCTGCAACCAGAAAGGAACTCTCAAGTTCTATTGTAACCATGCTAAGAATGAAACATGCTTACATCAATGGGATTTAGGGAACGCAAAACGTGATACATACTTTACTTCGGTGGATAAATTTTGCGGTTCCCTTGGTTCAGTTGGCATTCCAGATGTAATCTATGCAGACAGTGATCTGGAAGGTATCTCTGAGGCTTTGAGAAAATGGTTGGGGCAGGATAGGTTTGGATTGGATGTTGAATTTGTTCAAGAAGTATTGGAACAGCTTCCTAATGTTGAATCTCTGCAGTATGAACTTTTAAATAATAGAGATAACAGCTCGTCCTTGCCAACAGTAGGAAATGATTTCTTAGTGGTTGAATGGAGAGATGGATCAAAATATCAGGAAGAAGCACTTCAAGGTTTATACAGGAGGTCCAAAAAGGCAAGTTTGACTGAAAAAAGCTTTAAGGATGGTCGTCGTCCACCACTTGGGAAGCCTTTATGCTCTAGGGCTCCTGGCGAGCTCATTGGTGATATTTTTCAG GCTTGGGAGCTTTTAGAGCGATTTAACGAAGTTCTGGACCTGAAAGAACCATTGTCATTAGATGATCTTGAGAAGGAACTAATTAACCCTTGGTTTGATGGATTGGATTTTCTTGAGAAATCTGAGAGGGACATGGATGAAAGTCAAGTTTTGATTTCCCAAGGAACTGATGGTAATTGCAGATCATTATTGTCCCCAAGAGTTGAAACTGGTCCATCAGGTTCCATGGAAAGTTCTCATGCATTTATTCAAATGGAAACAGAAGCAATGAAAGAGGCCGCTCAAGTTAAGCTTGCATCTTTCACTTATGCCAGATGCTTTGGTGTAACTTTGACCAAGGCACATAATTCATTGCTGAGAGTGCTAATACGTGAATTGCTATCAAGGGTGGCTGTCCTGGTGGATCCAAATTCTGAACCCGGAGAAACACGAACAAGGCGGGGAAGAAGGAAAGATATGGATAGTGGTGTTTCTGCTAAACGAACCAAGCTCAACATGCTTCCTATTAATGAATTGACCTGGCCAGAATTAGCTCGTAGGTATATCTTGGCTTTTTTAACAATGGATGGCAACCTTGAGTCTGCAGAAATTACTGCCCGCGAAAGTGGTAAAGTATTTCGCTGCTTACGAGGTGATGGTGGTGTGCTGTGTGGTTCTCTTACCGGTGTGGCTGGGATGGAAGCAGATGCACAG CTGCTTGCAGAGGCTACAAAGAAAATTTTTGGTTCTTTGAGCAGAGACAGTGATGTACTAACCATGGAAGAAGAGTCTGATGCAAAGGGTGCTTCTGAGAAGAAATTGGCAAATGATGGTAATGTTCCTGAATGGGCTCAAATGCTAGAACCTGTCAGAAAGCTACCAACAAATGTAGGCACTCGAATCAGGAAGTGTGTTTATGATGCTCTGGGTAAGGATCCGCCAGAATGGGCAAAGAAAAAACTGGAACATTCAATCAGTAAGGAAGTGTACAAGGGCAATGCTTCTGGACCAACAAAG AAAGCAGTTCTTTCAGTTTTGGCTGATGTTGCGGGTGAAGGACTGCAATCAAATCCCAGTAAAGGACAGAAAAGGAAGATTGTTATATCAATTTCTGACATCATGATGAAACGATGTCGCATTGTATTACGCCGTGCTGCTGCTGCAGATGATTCAAAGGTTTTTTGCAACTTGCTGGGAAGaaaattgattaattcttcagaTAATGATGATGAGGGGCTTCTTGGATCTCCAGCCATGGTGGCCCGCCCTCTAGACTTCCGCACTATTGACCTAAGATTAGCTGCTGGAGCTTATGGTGGATCTCATGAAGCTTTTCTTGAGGATGTTCGCGAG CTGTGGAACAATGTTCGTGTTGTTTTTGGGGATCAACCTGATTTACTCGAACTGGCTGAAAAATTATCCCAAAACTTTGAATCACTATATAATGAGGAG GTTGTCACCAATGTCCAAAAATTTATGGAGTATGCTAAACTGGAATGCTTAACTGCAGAAATGAGAAAGGAAGTTGATGATTTTATTGAGTCAATGAAAGAGACTCCAAAGGCCCCTTGGGATGAGGGAGTCTGTAAAGTATGTGGCATTGATAGGGACGATGATAGTGTTTTACTATGTGATACTTGTGATGCTGAGTATCATACATATTGCTTAAACCCTCCCCTTGCAAGGATTCCTGAGGGAAACTGGTACTGTCCTTCCTGTGTTGATGGTAAACATGCAACTCAAGATGTTACAGAACGTACACAGGTTATTGGCAAATGCCGAAGTAAAAAATTCCAGGGTGAAGTTAAttctcttttcttggaatcccTTACTCATTTATCAACTGTAATTGAAGAAAAAGAATACTGGGAGCACAGTTTGGGCGAG AGAACTTTCCTtcttaaatttttatgtgatgaGTTGCTTAACTCTTCCATGATACGCCAGCACCTTGAGCAATGTTCAGAGTTGTCAGCTGAGTTACATCAGAAATTGCGTGCACATTCTGCAGAGTGGAAAAACCTGAAAACTAGAGAGGACATTTTATCTACAAAAGCAGCTAAAATTGATACTTTCTCATTAAATACTGCTGGAGAAGTTGGTCTTAGGGAAGGGGTTACTACTTTATTAACAAATACTGGTAAATGTCTGGTTCAGCCACATACTGCAGTTGACAATCCTAGTAATTTTGGGGTATTTGTTGATAGCCTGCCTTCAGAAGAGACCACCAAGGAGAAGTATAGGTTTGATAGTGTAGATAAAAGCATGTCCGTGACAAACTCAGATTCTGATAGCCAAAATATGAATTCCTTAGATGTAGAGGGACAATTTAGAAATGTCTCTGGTGCTGTGGAGTCTCAATCAACTGATAAATCCCCCAAATCTTTTCCATCACCAAATTTGTCTCAAGAAATAAATGGTTCTGGTGGAGCAGCTCATGCCCAGAGTAACCACCAGAAATGTGAGGGGAGGGACATATCTACACCTGTGACATGCCAGCAAGGTGGGGTGACAGTTGATGCTTCACATACTGCTTTGAATGAGTCCGAACCCTATCACCTTGAGCTCAACGCTATCAAGCGTGATATTTCAGTATTGCAGGACTCCATAACTAGTGTAGTATCACAGCTGTTGAGGCTCTCTGTTCGTCGGGAGTTTTTGGGCATTGATTCCATCGGTCGATTGTATTGGGCTTCAACTTTGCCTGGAGGACGTTCACGAATAGTTGTTGATGCAAGTGCTGCACTGCTGCATGGAAGAGGAATACCATTTAGCAGAGACTATGTGGAAAAGTTTTCTGTTCTGCAGCATTCTTCACTATCTGAGAAGGATTCCTCTCAGCTTAGAAATGCTTTGGCCAATAGTTCACCATGGATTGCTTATGAAACTGATGCTGAAATTGAAGAGCTCTTAGGTTGGCTGGATGATAGTGATCCTAAAGAAAGGGAACTGAAAGATTCCATTATGCAGGGGCCAAGATCAAGATTCCAAGAGTTCCTTAATGCGCAGACTGAAGAGCAGGTTGAGGACCGAGGACCTATTTCTATGCCTATAAATAGAGAGAAAACAGTATCTAGTTCTCTTGTTACAAAGGCGACATCCTTGCTGGAAAAGAAATATGGTCCCTTCTTCGAATGGGATATTGAGATGTCAAGGAAGCAAAATAAAAAGTCAAGAACAACTAATGATGAAAAGTTGTTTAGGTGTGAGTGCCTAGAACCCATATGGTTCGATAGGAGACACTGCACATATTGTCACAAAACTGTTTCAAGTGATGGTGAATTTGATGGACATAATGATGGCAAGTGTAATGCAGGTCTTCCGGTTGCAGAGAAGAATAGGAACAAAATTGGATCTTGTAAAGGAAAAGGAAACTTAAGATGTGATACCTCACGAGAGAAATTCAGAGCTGATGCGGAAACAGCTGGAACCAAAGTTGGTGGTTGTTCTAAGCTAAGCTCAAGATTGATTAAATTTTCAAATGAAGAATCCACATGCCCATTTAATTTTGAAGATATATGTTCCAAGTTTGAGACAAGTGAATCCAACAGGGAACTTGTCAAAGAAATAGGTCTTATTGGAACGGATGGTATCCCATCCTTTGTTCCTTCTGTATCTCCTCTTGTTAGTGAGTATACACGATTCTCAACTCCAAAGGATGATGCCATTATAGGTGTTTTGTCCAAACCAACGGAAACCCGTGGTTCTCAGGGAAACACTGATGGAGCTGGTGCATGTCTTGACCATAATTCAGGCATTTCTACTGGTAGGTTAGCTGCCAATGAAATCAATAAATCCAATAAATCATCCTCGGGAGAACAAAGAGATGGGAAATTCTCTTTTTGTGGTCCTGCTTCAGATATGGGAGTCGATGGCTGCTGTGTGGTTCCTTTGTCGTCATTGAAACCATTAGTTGGAAAGGTTTCTCACATTTTGAGGCAACTGAAGATTAATCTGCTTGATATGGATGCTGCACTCCCGGCATCTGCTCTGAGACCATCAAAGGCTGAGTCTGAGAGAAGACAGGCTTGGCGTGCATTTGTGAAATCTGCAGAGACTATATATGAG ATGATTCAGGCGACATTTACCCTGGAAGATATGATTAAGACGGAGTACTTGAGGAATGACTGGTGGTACTGGTCATCATTTTCAGCTGCTGCCAAAACTTCTACTTTGCCTTCCCTTGCCCTTCGCTTATACTCTCTTGATTTAGCCATTATATACGAGAAAACGCCCAATTCAACTTTTACTGACAGCTCTGAACCTTCTGGCACAGCAGAAACGAGACCACCAATGAATGTGGATACAGAGAAATCCAAAGGAAATCGGAAGTCAAACAGGAAAAGGAAGGAATCAGATGGTTGA